The following coding sequences lie in one Micromonospora sp. R77 genomic window:
- a CDS encoding ABC transporter permease, translated as MLGAQARSQASYRVSFVVDLIGNVGGTVFDVVTILVLFGVTRELGGFTLREALVMVGLSAFAFATADLLVGNIERLPRYVRTGLFDAVLVRPLAALPQLLLMDLPLRKVSRAAFGLVVLLVAVGSAGIHWTPGRLALLVVAPAAGVVFFGSVFVATATVSFYWVDSGELANAVTYGGRDFTSYPITVYGGWFRALFAYGLGFAFVSYHPALALLGRADPLGLPAWVGWAAPGVALVAAALAAAAWRVGIRHYRSTGS; from the coding sequence ATGCTGGGGGCGCAGGCGCGGTCACAGGCCAGCTACCGGGTGTCCTTCGTGGTGGACCTGATCGGCAACGTCGGCGGCACCGTCTTCGACGTGGTGACCATCCTGGTGTTGTTCGGGGTCACCCGGGAACTCGGCGGCTTCACGCTCCGCGAGGCGCTGGTGATGGTGGGCCTCTCCGCCTTCGCGTTCGCCACCGCCGACCTGCTGGTCGGCAACATCGAGCGGCTGCCCCGGTACGTCCGTACCGGCCTCTTCGACGCCGTGCTGGTCCGCCCGCTGGCCGCGCTGCCCCAGCTGCTGCTGATGGACCTGCCGCTGCGCAAGGTGTCCCGGGCGGCCTTCGGCCTGGTCGTGCTGCTGGTGGCGGTCGGCTCGGCGGGCATCCACTGGACCCCGGGGCGGCTGGCGCTGCTGGTGGTCGCCCCGGCCGCCGGCGTGGTCTTCTTCGGCTCGGTCTTCGTGGCCACCGCCACCGTGTCGTTCTACTGGGTCGACTCCGGCGAGCTGGCCAACGCGGTCACCTACGGCGGGCGCGACTTCACCTCGTACCCGATCACCGTCTACGGCGGCTGGTTCCGGGCGCTCTTCGCGTACGGGCTGGGGTTCGCCTTCGTCAGCTACCACCCGGCGCTGGCGCTGCTCGGCCGGGCCGACCCGCTCGGCCTGCCGGCCTGGGTGGGTTGGGCCGCGCCGGGCGTCGCGCTGGTCGCCGCCGCCCTCGCCGCCGCGGCCTGGCGCGTCGGCATCCGCCACTACCGGAGTACGGGGTCATGA
- the erpA gene encoding iron-sulfur cluster insertion protein ErpA yields MTTPAQTESTEAKAPTSVVLTDVAAQKVKALIEQEGRDDLRLRVAVQPGGCSGLRYQLFFDERSLDGDVVTDFGGVEVVVDRMSAPYLAGATIDFADRIDAQGFTIDNPNAGNSCACGDSFS; encoded by the coding sequence GTGACCACGCCAGCGCAGACCGAGTCGACCGAGGCCAAGGCCCCTACTTCCGTCGTCCTCACCGACGTCGCGGCGCAGAAGGTCAAGGCCCTGATCGAGCAGGAGGGCCGCGACGACCTGCGGCTCCGGGTCGCGGTGCAGCCGGGCGGCTGCTCCGGCCTGCGGTACCAGCTCTTCTTCGACGAGCGGTCGCTCGACGGTGACGTCGTGACCGACTTCGGCGGTGTCGAGGTCGTCGTCGACCGGATGAGCGCCCCCTACCTGGCCGGCGCGACGATCGACTTCGCCGACCGGATCGACGCCCAGGGCTTCACCATCGACAACCCGAACGCCGGCAACTCCTGCGCCTGCGGCGACTCGTTCAGCTGA
- the nadA gene encoding quinolinate synthase NadA, which translates to MTSTWAEPANTATALLLLGRGSDPATERGVECPGDLPAPSDPDLVARAAAAKAALGEKVFVLGHHYQRDEVIQFADVTGDSFKLAREAAARPDAEYIVFCGVHFMAESADILTSDAQRVILPDLAAGCSMADMAVLSQVETAWDVLTELGIAADTVPVTYMNSSADIKGFVGRNGGVVCTSSNAERALDWAFEQGSKVFFLPDQHLGRNTAVLEMGFSLDDCVLWDPHKPNGGLTPEQLRDAKMILWRGHCSVHGRFTLDSVNDVRERVPGVNVLVHPECRHEVVTAADQVGSTEYIIRTIEAAPAGSAWAVGTELNLVRRLALAHPDKQIMFLDKAVCYCSTMNRIDLPHLVWALEELVAGRVVNQITVDPQTAHHARVALDQMLALPGA; encoded by the coding sequence GTGACTTCGACCTGGGCTGAGCCCGCCAACACCGCCACTGCGCTGCTGCTCCTCGGCCGCGGCAGCGACCCCGCCACCGAGCGTGGCGTGGAGTGTCCGGGTGACCTCCCCGCGCCGAGCGACCCCGACCTGGTGGCCCGCGCGGCGGCGGCCAAGGCCGCGCTCGGGGAGAAGGTGTTCGTGCTGGGACACCACTACCAGCGCGACGAGGTGATCCAGTTCGCCGACGTGACCGGCGACTCGTTCAAGCTGGCCCGCGAGGCGGCGGCCCGCCCCGACGCGGAGTACATCGTCTTCTGCGGTGTGCACTTCATGGCCGAGAGCGCCGACATCCTCACCTCGGACGCGCAGCGGGTGATCCTGCCCGACCTGGCCGCCGGCTGCTCGATGGCCGACATGGCGGTGCTGTCGCAGGTCGAGACCGCCTGGGACGTGCTCACCGAGCTGGGCATCGCGGCCGACACCGTCCCGGTGACGTACATGAACTCCTCGGCGGACATCAAGGGTTTCGTCGGCCGCAACGGCGGCGTGGTCTGCACCTCGTCGAACGCCGAGCGCGCGCTGGACTGGGCGTTCGAGCAGGGGTCGAAGGTGTTCTTCCTGCCCGACCAGCACCTGGGCCGCAACACGGCGGTGCTGGAGATGGGCTTCTCGCTCGACGACTGCGTGCTCTGGGACCCGCACAAGCCGAACGGCGGGCTCACCCCGGAGCAGCTGCGCGACGCGAAGATGATCCTCTGGCGCGGGCACTGCTCGGTGCACGGCCGCTTCACCCTGGACAGCGTCAACGACGTGCGGGAGCGGGTGCCGGGGGTCAACGTGCTGGTCCACCCGGAGTGCCGGCACGAGGTGGTCACCGCCGCCGACCAGGTGGGCTCCACCGAATACATCATCAGGACCATCGAGGCGGCCCCGGCCGGTTCGGCCTGGGCGGTCGGCACCGAGCTCAACCTCGTCCGCCGGCTGGCGCTCGCCCACCCGGACAAGCAGATCATGTTCCTCGACAAGGCCGTCTGCTATTGCTCGACGATGAACCGGATCGACCTGCCGCACCTGGTCTGGGCGCTGGAGGAGCTGGTCGCCGGGCGGGTGGTCAACCAGATCACGGTGGACCCGCAGACCGCGCACCACGCCCGGGTGGCCCTGGACCAGATGCTCGCCCTGCCGGGCGCGTGA
- a CDS encoding cytochrome c oxidase subunit 4, translating into MKTEWRIFLIIATFLLGATILYGTWTAGESGRVEWVGTVALLLSFLLCSMCGGFFWFVSRRIDLRPEDRADGEIADGAGEIGFFSPGSYWPFGLALSAALAGLGLVYWQFWLLGLGLVAVIFAACGLLFEYYSGTRRTAEH; encoded by the coding sequence ATGAAGACCGAGTGGCGAATCTTCCTGATCATCGCGACCTTCCTGCTGGGCGCGACGATCCTCTACGGCACCTGGACCGCGGGTGAGTCCGGCCGGGTCGAGTGGGTCGGCACGGTGGCCCTGCTGCTGTCGTTCCTGCTCTGCTCGATGTGCGGCGGCTTCTTCTGGTTCGTGTCCCGCCGGATCGACCTCCGCCCGGAGGACCGGGCGGACGGTGAGATCGCCGACGGCGCCGGCGAGATCGGCTTCTTCAGCCCGGGCAGCTACTGGCCGTTCGGCCTGGCGCTCTCCGCCGCGCTCGCCGGCCTCGGCCTGGTGTACTGGCAGTTCTGGCTGCTGGGCCTCGGCCTGGTCGCGGTCATCTTCGCCGCCTGCGGCCTGCTCTTCGAGTACTACAGCGGCACCCGGCGCACCGCCGAGCACTGA
- a CDS encoding ATP-binding cassette domain-containing protein encodes MSVIEMSGLRKEFTVRVKAGPLRREKRTVTAVDGIDLRVERGEMLGYIGPNGAGKSTTLKMLTGVLMPSAGQARVCGLRPVAERTRLALRIGVVFGQRSQLWWDLPLRDSFDLLRHVYRVPAGEHAARLRRCRGLLDLDEFLDTPVRQLSLGQRMRGELTAALLHGPEVLFLDEPTIGLDVVSKQAVRGFLAELGRAGDTTLVLTTHDLADIQRLCHRLVVMDHGRVVHDGSIAALHSRYGSRRLVVAELDTVLAAPPVLPGAPLERVEADGHRLVFALESAGVAEVVGALAGLATLRDISIVEPDIEDVVARLYRTPVEAAGAS; translated from the coding sequence ATGAGCGTCATCGAGATGAGCGGGCTGCGCAAGGAGTTCACCGTCCGGGTGAAGGCCGGCCCGCTGCGCCGGGAGAAGCGGACGGTCACCGCGGTCGACGGCATCGACCTGCGGGTGGAGCGCGGCGAGATGCTGGGCTACATCGGCCCGAACGGCGCCGGCAAGTCGACCACGCTGAAGATGCTGACCGGAGTGCTGATGCCCTCGGCGGGACAGGCCCGGGTCTGCGGGCTGCGGCCGGTGGCCGAGCGCACCCGGCTGGCGCTGCGCATCGGGGTGGTCTTCGGCCAACGCTCGCAGCTGTGGTGGGACCTGCCGCTGCGGGACTCGTTCGACCTGCTCCGGCACGTCTACCGGGTGCCGGCCGGCGAGCACGCGGCCCGGCTGCGCCGCTGCCGGGGCCTGCTCGACCTGGACGAGTTCCTGGACACCCCGGTCCGGCAGCTCTCGCTCGGCCAGCGGATGCGCGGCGAGTTGACCGCCGCCCTGCTGCACGGCCCGGAGGTGCTCTTCCTGGACGAGCCGACCATCGGGCTGGACGTGGTGAGCAAGCAGGCGGTCCGGGGCTTCCTGGCCGAGCTGGGCCGGGCCGGCGACACCACGCTCGTGCTCACCACCCACGACCTGGCCGACATCCAGCGGCTGTGCCACCGCCTCGTGGTGATGGACCACGGCCGGGTGGTGCACGACGGCTCGATCGCCGCCCTGCACAGCCGGTACGGCTCCCGCCGGCTGGTCGTCGCCGAACTGGACACCGTGCTGGCCGCGCCGCCGGTGCTGCCGGGCGCCCCGCTGGAGCGGGTGGAGGCCGACGGACACCGGCTGGTCTTCGCGCTGGAGTCGGCGGGTGTCGCCGAGGTGGTCGGTGCCCTGGCCGGGCTGGCCACCCTGCGCGACATCTCGATCGTCGAACCCGACATCGAGGACGTCGTCGCCCGCCTCTACCGCACCCCGGTGGAGGCGGCGGGCGCCTCCTGA
- a CDS encoding sulfurtransferase TusA family protein gives MSEPDEVLDCRGQRCPLPVINLARRLPELPVGAVVRVLADDPAAAVDIPAWCRLRGQEFLAAAPDVPAYDVRRVR, from the coding sequence GTGAGCGAGCCCGACGAGGTGCTGGACTGCCGGGGTCAACGCTGCCCGCTGCCCGTGATCAATCTCGCTCGCCGGCTGCCGGAGCTCCCGGTCGGCGCGGTGGTCCGGGTGCTCGCCGACGACCCGGCGGCGGCGGTGGACATCCCCGCCTGGTGCCGGCTGCGCGGCCAGGAGTTCCTCGCCGCCGCACCCGACGTGCCGGCCTATGACGTCCGCCGGGTGCGGTGA
- the murA gene encoding UDP-N-acetylglucosamine 1-carboxyvinyltransferase, with product MTDDVLVVHGGTPLEGRIRVRGAKNLVSKAMVATLLGDSPSRLFDVPKIRDVEVVRGLLGLHGVKVTDGGEDGELVFDPTNVESASTDQINVHAGSSRIPILFCGPLLHRLGHAFIPDLGGCHIGPRPIDFHLQALREFGATVEKTPEGLHLSAPNGLHGTKFALPYPSVGATEQVLLTAVMAEGVTELRNAAVEPEIIDLICILQKMGAIIKVHTDRVIEIQGVKKLHGYSHRPIPDRIEAASWAAAALATRGHVEVLGAQQADMMTFLNIFRSVGGEYEVTDARPPKLGDPGQEGGIRFWHPGGELNAVALETDVHPGFMTDWQQPLVVALTQARGLSIVHETVYEQRLGYTEALNSMGANIQVYRDCLGGTPCRFGRRNFKHSAVIAGPSKLHAADLVIPDLRAGFSHLIAALAAEGTSRVYGVDLINRGYEDFEAKLADLGAHTERP from the coding sequence TTGACCGACGACGTCCTGGTCGTACACGGAGGCACTCCGCTCGAAGGGCGGATCCGCGTCCGCGGCGCGAAGAACCTCGTGTCCAAGGCGATGGTCGCCACCCTGTTGGGCGACTCCCCCAGCCGGCTGTTCGACGTGCCGAAGATCCGCGACGTCGAGGTGGTCCGGGGCCTCCTCGGCCTGCACGGGGTCAAGGTGACCGACGGCGGCGAGGACGGTGAGCTGGTCTTCGACCCCACCAACGTCGAGAGCGCCAGCACCGACCAGATCAACGTGCACGCCGGTTCCAGCCGCATCCCGATCCTGTTCTGCGGCCCGCTGCTGCACCGGCTCGGGCACGCCTTCATCCCGGACCTGGGCGGGTGCCACATCGGGCCGCGCCCGATCGACTTCCACCTCCAGGCGCTGCGCGAGTTCGGCGCGACCGTGGAGAAGACCCCGGAGGGGCTGCACCTGTCGGCGCCGAACGGGCTGCACGGCACCAAGTTCGCCCTGCCGTACCCGAGCGTGGGCGCCACCGAGCAGGTGCTGCTCACCGCGGTGATGGCCGAGGGCGTCACCGAGCTGCGCAACGCCGCTGTGGAGCCGGAGATCATCGACCTGATCTGCATCCTGCAGAAGATGGGCGCGATCATCAAGGTGCACACCGACCGGGTGATCGAGATCCAGGGTGTGAAGAAGCTGCACGGCTATTCGCACCGGCCGATCCCGGACCGGATCGAGGCGGCCAGCTGGGCGGCGGCGGCGCTGGCCACCCGGGGCCACGTCGAGGTGCTCGGCGCGCAGCAGGCCGACATGATGACCTTCCTGAACATCTTCCGTTCCGTCGGCGGCGAGTACGAGGTCACCGACGCCCGCCCGCCGAAGCTCGGCGACCCGGGCCAGGAGGGCGGCATCCGGTTCTGGCACCCGGGCGGCGAGCTGAACGCCGTGGCGCTGGAGACCGACGTGCACCCCGGCTTCATGACCGACTGGCAGCAGCCCCTGGTGGTGGCGCTGACCCAGGCCCGGGGCCTGTCGATCGTCCACGAGACGGTCTACGAGCAGCGGCTCGGCTACACCGAGGCGCTGAACAGCATGGGCGCCAACATCCAGGTCTACCGGGACTGCCTCGGCGGCACCCCGTGCCGCTTCGGCCGGCGCAACTTCAAGCACTCGGCGGTGATCGCCGGGCCGAGCAAGCTGCACGCGGCCGACCTGGTCATCCCGGACCTGCGGGCCGGGTTCAGCCACCTGATCGCGGCGCTCGCCGCCGAGGGCACCTCCCGGGTGTACGGCGTCGACCTGATCAACCGGGGCTACGAGGACTTCGAGGCGAAGCTCGCCGACCTGGGCGCGCACACCGAGCGTCCGTAA
- the coxB gene encoding cytochrome c oxidase subunit II, with translation MVARSSEVRPSAVRHSASPGAGGRRRRGAGRLAGLGLGGAALLVLLTGCDVGKTFGGFGWPQGGITPESHRMYDLWIASCIAALAVGVFVWGLIFWCVVRYRKRGNELPVQTRYNMPMEFLYTIAPILIVSVLFYYTAIVQTGVDKTTKNPDITVEVVAFKWNWQFNYRDGQGRDANTVASTLGTSEVIPVLVLPTGKSIRFEEQSRDVIHSFWVPELLFKRDVMPGNVRNVFEVSSLDQEGAYVGRCAELCGSYHAFMNFELRVVSPEKYEQFLAAKKAGKSTQEALTAIGENPYAETTQPFNTRRNTANFNPDSATAGAGS, from the coding sequence GTGGTCGCAAGGAGTTCGGAGGTACGGCCGTCGGCCGTACGGCACAGCGCTTCCCCAGGAGCCGGTGGGCGCCGGCGGCGTGGTGCTGGTCGGCTCGCCGGGCTCGGTCTCGGCGGAGCGGCGCTGCTGGTTCTGCTCACCGGCTGCGATGTCGGCAAGACGTTCGGCGGCTTCGGTTGGCCGCAGGGGGGCATCACCCCCGAGTCGCACCGGATGTACGACCTGTGGATCGCCTCCTGCATCGCGGCGCTCGCGGTCGGCGTGTTCGTCTGGGGCCTGATCTTCTGGTGCGTGGTCCGCTACCGGAAGCGCGGCAACGAGCTGCCGGTGCAGACCCGCTACAACATGCCGATGGAGTTCCTCTACACCATCGCGCCGATCCTGATCGTCTCCGTGCTCTTCTACTACACGGCGATCGTGCAGACCGGCGTGGACAAGACGACGAAGAACCCCGACATCACCGTCGAGGTCGTCGCCTTCAAGTGGAACTGGCAGTTCAACTACCGCGACGGCCAGGGACGCGACGCCAACACCGTCGCCTCCACGCTGGGCACCAGCGAGGTCATCCCGGTGCTCGTGCTGCCGACCGGCAAGTCGATCCGGTTCGAGGAGCAGAGCCGCGACGTCATCCACTCCTTCTGGGTGCCGGAGCTGCTGTTCAAGCGGGACGTCATGCCGGGCAACGTCCGCAACGTCTTCGAGGTCTCCAGCCTCGACCAGGAGGGCGCGTACGTCGGCCGCTGCGCCGAGCTCTGCGGCAGCTACCACGCCTTCATGAACTTCGAGCTGCGCGTCGTCTCCCCGGAGAAGTACGAGCAGTTCCTCGCGGCGAAGAAGGCCGGCAAGTCGACGCAGGAAGCGCTCACCGCGATCGGCGAGAACCCGTACGCCGAGACCACCCAGCCGTTCAACACGCGCCGCAACACGGCCAACTTCAACCCGGACAGCGCCACCGCCGGCGCGGGAAGCTGA
- a CDS encoding DUF3043 domain-containing protein codes for MPSLFRRKPADLVEESVTTVTTDEGSAAARPRGYTPSKKELGRVTPKRPTAGRRPGTPSAPLTKEEAREQRRIARAEAAAEFRREGGPRDRGPERLLARNVVDSRRTVGTWFFGGALIVLVGSNQAMPPIVRLVSNLLWGALALGVVIDSVLISRKIKKLVRERFPKSDQKLGSLYLYAIMRSITFRRMRAPAPQVEIGDKI; via the coding sequence GTGCCGTCGCTGTTTCGTCGTAAGCCCGCCGACCTCGTCGAGGAGTCCGTCACCACGGTGACGACCGACGAGGGGTCCGCCGCCGCCCGCCCCCGGGGCTACACCCCGAGCAAGAAGGAGTTGGGCCGGGTCACGCCGAAGCGGCCCACCGCCGGTCGGCGTCCGGGCACGCCGTCCGCGCCGCTGACCAAGGAGGAGGCGCGGGAGCAGCGCCGGATCGCCCGCGCCGAGGCGGCGGCGGAGTTCCGTCGCGAGGGCGGCCCGCGGGACCGCGGCCCGGAGCGGCTGCTGGCCCGCAACGTGGTCGACTCCCGGCGTACGGTGGGCACCTGGTTCTTCGGTGGGGCGCTGATCGTGCTGGTCGGCTCGAACCAGGCCATGCCGCCGATCGTCCGGCTGGTCTCCAACCTGCTGTGGGGCGCGCTGGCGCTCGGCGTGGTGATCGACTCGGTGCTGATCTCCCGCAAGATCAAGAAGCTGGTGCGGGAACGCTTCCCGAAGAGCGACCAGAAGCTGGGCTCGCTCTACCTGTACGCGATCATGCGGTCGATCACCTTCCGCCGGATGCGCGCCCCGGCCCCCCAGGTGGAGATCGGCGACAAGATCTGA
- a CDS encoding cysteine desulfurase family protein has protein sequence MSAPPVYLDAATAAPLHPVARQALLAALEDGWADPGKLYGQARRARQLLDAAREATAQTLGVRADEVSFTPSGTTAAHAAVLGGLTGRRRAGTTLVHSAIEHSAVLHAAERHVAGGGTAVSVPVDRSGRLDLDAWSAAVSAPGVALATLIGASHEVGTVQPVPAAAADCVDAGVPLHVDAAQLVGRVPVPAGWSVLTASAHKWGGPPGVGLLVVRKGTRWESPYPADERESGRTPGVVNLPAVVAAAASLRAAAADAAAEAARLAPLVDRIRARVAAEVPDVEVVGDPVDRLPHLVTFSCLYVDGEALLHALDRRGFAVSSGSSCTSSTLQPSHVLAAMGVLSHGNVRVSLHRETTAADVERFLAELPGIVAGLRAEAGVLGL, from the coding sequence ATGAGCGCGCCCCCGGTCTACCTCGACGCGGCCACCGCCGCGCCGCTGCATCCGGTCGCCCGGCAGGCCCTGCTGGCCGCCCTGGAGGACGGCTGGGCCGACCCCGGCAAGCTCTACGGCCAGGCCCGCCGGGCCCGCCAGCTGCTCGACGCCGCCCGCGAGGCCACCGCGCAGACCCTCGGCGTCCGCGCCGACGAGGTCTCCTTCACGCCCAGCGGTACGACCGCGGCGCACGCCGCCGTGCTCGGTGGCCTGACCGGCCGGCGGCGGGCAGGTACGACCCTCGTGCACTCCGCGATCGAGCACTCCGCCGTGCTGCACGCCGCCGAGCGGCACGTGGCCGGCGGCGGTACGGCGGTGTCGGTGCCGGTGGACCGGTCCGGTCGACTCGACCTGGACGCCTGGTCGGCGGCGGTGTCGGCACCCGGGGTGGCCCTCGCCACGCTGATCGGGGCCAGTCACGAGGTGGGGACCGTCCAGCCGGTGCCCGCCGCGGCGGCGGACTGCGTCGACGCGGGCGTACCGCTGCACGTGGACGCGGCGCAGCTGGTCGGCCGGGTACCGGTGCCGGCCGGCTGGTCGGTGCTGACCGCCAGCGCGCACAAGTGGGGCGGGCCGCCCGGTGTCGGGCTGCTGGTGGTGCGCAAGGGCACCCGCTGGGAGTCGCCCTATCCGGCCGACGAACGGGAGTCGGGGCGTACCCCGGGGGTGGTGAACCTGCCGGCGGTCGTGGCGGCGGCGGCGAGCCTGCGCGCGGCGGCGGCCGACGCGGCGGCCGAGGCGGCCCGGTTGGCGCCGCTGGTGGACCGGATCCGGGCCCGGGTGGCGGCCGAGGTGCCGGACGTGGAGGTGGTCGGCGACCCGGTCGACCGGCTCCCCCACCTGGTCACCTTCTCCTGCCTCTACGTGGACGGCGAGGCGCTGCTGCACGCGCTGGACCGGCGCGGTTTCGCCGTCTCCTCCGGCTCCTCCTGCACCTCGTCGACGCTGCAGCCGTCACACGTGCTGGCGGCGATGGGGGTGCTGTCGCACGGCAACGTACGGGTGTCGCTGCACCGGGAGACCACCGCGGCGGACGTCGAGCGTTTCCTCGCCGAACTGCCGGGGATCGTCGCCGGGCTGCGGGCGGAGGCCGGGGTGTTGGGCCTGTGA
- a CDS encoding proline dehydrogenase family protein — protein sequence MLRELALDEDLKRRVADDPALRAVARRVARRYVAGDRVGDALLIVAQVNRRGDAATVDYMGESCRSADEAVREADVFLDLATRLAAAGARSSISLDLSHIGLVVDEELGYAQAVRIAEATAEHGQEMIISMEGTDRTDAILRLHRRLCRRFTHVGVTVQARLHRTRADLPRLLDLPGRIRLVKGAYPAAEEIAHPRDSDGLREAYLTYARALLASGHPASIATHDRALLDEIERFAAASGSDGYEFETLYGIGGEHLERLRAARRPTREYVVFGDQWWLYTCNRIAEDPSRLLQALVDAAAR from the coding sequence GTGCTGCGCGAGCTCGCTCTCGACGAGGATCTCAAGCGGCGCGTCGCCGACGATCCCGCCCTGCGGGCGGTGGCCCGTCGGGTCGCCCGGCGGTACGTCGCCGGTGACCGCGTCGGCGACGCCCTGCTCATCGTGGCGCAGGTCAACCGGCGTGGCGACGCCGCGACGGTGGACTACATGGGGGAGAGCTGCCGCAGTGCCGACGAGGCCGTCCGGGAGGCGGACGTCTTCCTCGATCTCGCCACCCGGCTCGCCGCGGCGGGCGCCCGCAGTTCGATCTCCCTCGACCTCTCGCACATCGGCCTGGTCGTCGACGAGGAACTCGGTTACGCGCAGGCGGTCCGGATCGCCGAGGCGACCGCCGAGCACGGCCAGGAGATGATCATCTCGATGGAGGGCACCGATCGCACGGACGCGATCCTGCGCCTGCACCGTCGCCTCTGCCGGCGCTTCACCCATGTCGGCGTCACCGTCCAGGCCCGGTTGCACCGCACCCGCGCCGACCTGCCGCGACTGCTCGACCTGCCGGGGCGCATCCGGCTGGTGAAGGGGGCGTACCCCGCTGCCGAGGAGATCGCCCACCCGCGGGACAGCGACGGCCTGCGCGAGGCGTACCTCACGTACGCGCGGGCGCTGCTCGCCTCCGGCCACCCGGCTTCCATCGCGACCCACGACCGGGCCCTGCTCGACGAGATCGAACGGTTCGCCGCCGCGAGCGGGTCGGACGGCTACGAGTTCGAGACCCTGTACGGCATCGGCGGGGAGCATCTCGAGCGGCTCCGCGCCGCCCGTCGTCCGACCCGGGAGTACGTCGTCTTCGGTGACCAGTGGTGGCTCTACACCTGCAACCGCATCGCCGAGGACCCGTCGCGACTCCTGCAGGCCCTCGTCGACGCCGCCGCACGCTGA
- a CDS encoding carbohydrate kinase family protein, with the protein MKIAVTGSIATDHLMSFPGRFADQLIADQLDKVSLSFLVDELVLRRGGTAANIAFGMAQLGLRPVLLGAVGADFADYRSWLERHGVDCDSVHVSEVAHTARFVCTTDTDMCQIASFYAGAMSEARNIELAPVAQRLGGLDLVLVSANDPAAMIRHSAECRDRGFAFVADPSQQLARMDGTDVIGLIDGADYLMTNEYEKSLLQSKAGLTDEQLLDRVKVRVTTLGKQGVEIAGRGFATIRVPIAREIQATDPTGVGDGFRAGFFAALNWGVDLERAAQVGCLLATLVLENFGGQEYEVRRDLFVKRLAESYGDVAADEVRPHLLP; encoded by the coding sequence ATGAAGATCGCCGTGACCGGCTCGATCGCGACCGACCACCTGATGAGCTTCCCCGGTCGCTTCGCCGACCAGCTCATCGCCGACCAGCTGGACAAGGTCTCGCTCTCCTTCCTCGTCGACGAGCTGGTGCTCCGGCGCGGCGGCACGGCCGCCAACATCGCCTTCGGCATGGCCCAGCTGGGGCTGCGCCCGGTGCTGCTCGGCGCGGTCGGCGCGGACTTCGCCGACTACCGGTCCTGGCTGGAGCGGCACGGCGTCGACTGCGACTCGGTGCACGTCAGCGAGGTCGCGCACACCGCCCGGTTCGTCTGCACCACCGACACCGACATGTGCCAGATCGCCTCCTTCTACGCGGGGGCGATGAGCGAGGCGCGCAACATCGAGCTGGCCCCCGTCGCCCAGCGGCTCGGCGGCCTGGACCTGGTCCTGGTCAGCGCCAACGACCCGGCCGCGATGATCCGGCACTCCGCGGAGTGCCGCGACCGCGGCTTCGCCTTCGTGGCCGACCCGTCCCAGCAGCTCGCCCGGATGGACGGCACGGACGTGATCGGTCTGATCGACGGCGCCGACTACCTGATGACCAACGAGTACGAGAAGTCGCTGCTGCAGAGCAAGGCCGGCCTCACCGACGAGCAGCTGCTGGACCGGGTCAAGGTCCGGGTCACCACGCTGGGCAAGCAGGGTGTGGAGATCGCCGGGCGGGGCTTCGCCACCATCCGGGTGCCGATCGCGCGGGAGATCCAGGCCACCGACCCGACCGGTGTCGGCGACGGCTTCCGGGCCGGCTTCTTCGCCGCCCTCAACTGGGGCGTCGACCTGGAGCGGGCCGCCCAGGTCGGCTGCCTGCTCGCCACCCTGGTGCTGGAGAACTTCGGCGGCCAGGAGTACGAGGTCCGCCGCGACCTGTTCGTCAAGCGCCTCGCCGAGTCGTACGGCGACGTGGCCGCCGACGAGGTCCGGCCGCACCTGCTGCCCTGA